The Gymnodinialimonas sp. 57CJ19 genome includes a window with the following:
- a CDS encoding ETC complex I subunit, with the protein MSARIFKPAKTAMSSGTAKTKDWVLEFAPASARVIDPLMGWTSSSDMDSQVRLRFESAEAAKAYAADHGIDAVVLKPKSRKPIIRPGGYGENFATNRRGAWTH; encoded by the coding sequence ATGAGCGCACGCATTTTCAAACCCGCAAAGACCGCAATGTCCTCGGGCACGGCGAAAACCAAGGATTGGGTGTTGGAATTCGCGCCTGCCTCGGCGCGCGTGATTGATCCTTTGATGGGATGGACCTCGTCCTCGGACATGGACAGCCAGGTGCGGTTGCGGTTCGAGTCGGCGGAGGCGGCCAAGGCCTATGCAGCGGACCACGGGATCGACGCGGTTGTCCTTAAGCCCAAGTCCCGCAAGCCGATCATCCGTCCGGGCGGCTACGGTGAGAATTTCGCCACCAATCGCCGGGGTGCGTGGACGCACTAA